The Heterodontus francisci isolate sHetFra1 unplaced genomic scaffold, sHetFra1.hap1 HAP1_SCAFFOLD_124, whole genome shotgun sequence genome window below encodes:
- the LOC137359226 gene encoding probable G-protein coupled receptor 139: MGLVPDLLCYRHWLRSADFNLLTIGTLSRGKCGLSKCVTRYLVALAAADLLVIFLDVILRHIPIVYLEQFQFLYSIPVCNIHAILLYAATDCSVWFTVTFTFDRFVAICCQKLKRKYCSEKTAAVVLGTVIVLSCLKNIFWYFMFTGRYLLWNIPWFCDAAEHARISRIWGTIEFLHYILTPFVPFMVILLLNAVTVRHILVSSRGRKRLRDHSSGERRKDPEMDSRRKSIILLLIISANFILLWAVLMVFSIWSRMWYLGYQSIFLPAFLRELGFMLQLLSCCTHTAFYVVTQTQFRVQLKNVLKYPFTPIF, translated from the exons ATGGGCCTGGTCCCAGACCTGTTGTGTTACCGGCACTGGCTCCGATCAGCTGACT ttaacttgctgacgattgggaccttatctcggggaaaatgcgggctctccaaatgtgtcactcgctacctggtagccttggcagcggcggatctactggtcattttcCTGGatgtgatattgagacacattcccattgtttatctggaacagtttcagttcctgtattccatccccgtgtgtaatattcacgccatcctgctttacgcagccacagactgttctgtctggttcaccgtcactttcacctttgatcgatttgtggcgatttgttgccagaagctgaaaaggaaatattgcagcgagaaaacggcggctgtggttctgggaacagtgattgtgctgagctgtttaaagaacatcttctggtattttatgttcacaggtcgGTATTTGCTGTGGAACATCCCATGGTTTTGTGATGCAGCAGAGCATGCTCGGATTTCTCgtatctggggaacaatcgagttcctccattacattCTAACACCGTTTGTCCCATTTATGGTGATTCTACTGCTCAATGctgtcaccgtcagacacattttagtgagcagtagAGGACGCAAGAGACTCCGGGATCATAGCAGTGGGGAGAGacgcaaagacccagagatggatagccgaagaaaatccatcattttactgttaattatctcggcaaatttcattctgttatgggcagtgttaatgGTGTTTTCGATATGGAGCCGGATGTGGTATTTAGGTTATCAGTCTATATTTCTACCGGCgtttctgcgggaattgggcttcatgcttcaGCTGCTGAGCTGCTGCACACACACTGCGTTTTAtgtcgtgacccagactcagttcagagtgcagttgaagaatgtgctgaaatatccctttactccaattttttaa